Proteins from a single region of Pseudomonas fulva:
- a CDS encoding DNA repair ATPase, whose protein sequence is MSDAQAENTQQDILDKAVAEGGAYEVLHKRLQEQGLRLRQRTEALNEQRLQEFGSSQMEVIGRVRIRTENNCIARDIVQVGDWLLFGYNVFMGLKKETAVADVFSLYRLVEGSEGYEAEAVALDDTFLSQSGFVNDFNELYTYYKNTRLLQLAIRDGKLLASFQIGERITDIRVFRWSLSLDGKDVRYIDNRGERDIALPAPFDFEWQKTTREMTVNGRHPHLNILDTVFVETVGGDLTIKVENNTESGQGIYREEVMDKTQSLDDAQIEYAALGSLILLKVLPYREEQCRYLVFNRLTRKVERIDAIGLACVQLPEDHGIIFPGGYYLQNGEHKTFEQSMAGMRFKRSVRSPNGEDVQYIFYHPGEGRAVLLTYNMVTRQLQNPIFGHGYARLEDGRMVIFSAEGDEPTRIHPMQVWQTPFESEEYAARQPARSGFFGRIGNAELVRGVSDLFNLSREIDSREVSVARYSLLCQNTRRLFDIYHWLSDPQCAELAPLLREIAATGELVLDEFEKVESIRQQSAAAMAEAESRQKALLESVRSDTWDKVEQYVEALNAITAQRGQLLTIRDYRYIDVARIDAMETALLEAREQTAAATSRFLAGDAALQPYHHDLQLFDEQAQKAESVAQLAEPLAGLNEMAGNLDMLSGLMASLQIDDATERTRIVDAISEVYAKLNQAKARAEQRRKGLGSAETVAQFGAQFKLFSQSITNALALAQDPEKCDEQLSRLLVQLEELESQFGDHEQFLGDILAKREELLETFEAHKQSLLDERQRKAQGLLDAARRILDSLGRRTAKFTEAQELNAFFAADPLILKLRELAERLRELRDSVKADDVEARLKSARDQAVRALRDKSELFEAGGDVIKLGPRHRFAVNTQELDLTLLPRGDGLFLHLTGTDFLEPLHDAELDGLRDYWQVSLESESAALYRGEYLAGLVLDAAVNNTDGLSLDQLKVHMSQPDELIKRIREFAAPRYKEGYQKGIHDQDAMAILLRLLALREAAGLLTYSPRARGLALFFWNRWREDVEAAHWPERARTCANIRQLFGRDEGIRQLREEVLKALHGFIVRHPMPFDAALQREAAEYLVEELTAPRIEFVVSKYARDLFEGLRQHLQAAHMWEGYLQAQERLRGRPDQRWALAENWLQAYCAQQGQEHLQAYVAEAVALGLIDSDLPQRVTEADLQVRVEGLLGDHPRIQDGTLSFALHDFFQRLRHHRETFLPELQRYQSLRQEVVNRERTALRLSEFKPRPLSSFVRNKLINDVYLGFIGDNLAKQMGTAGENKRTDLMGLLMLISPPGYGKTTLMEYVAHRLGLIFMKINGPALGHEVRSIDPAQAPDATSRQELEKLNLALEMGNNVMLYVDDIQHTHPEFLQKFISLCDGTRRIEGVWKGKTKTYDMRGKKFCVVMSGNPYTESGDVFKIPDMLANRADIYNLGDTLGGMQEAFALSYIENGLTSNPVLAPLATRDMADVYRFVAKAEGKPFSANELSHSYSGAEINEIVATLQRLMQVRDVVGRVNQQYIISAAQADSYRTEPPFKLQGSYRNMNKMAEKISAVMNDAELLQLIADHYQGESQLLTTGAEENLLKLAELRGNQTPEQAERWAQIKRDFMRNKAMGGSDSDVGARVVAQLNDLVEGVRGLARSEPAAPAPAAVPWQELLAGLERLRDVPPKVEVAVQAAPQPGVQALLERLADGLQDGVLPLINAMDKKIDIDLGTHKRMGDMAQQLREIARMMGQGGETP, encoded by the coding sequence ATGTCGGACGCCCAAGCCGAAAACACCCAGCAGGACATTCTCGACAAGGCCGTGGCCGAAGGCGGCGCCTACGAGGTGCTGCACAAACGCCTGCAGGAGCAGGGCCTGCGCCTGCGCCAGCGCACCGAGGCGCTCAACGAGCAGCGCCTGCAGGAGTTCGGCAGCAGCCAGATGGAAGTGATCGGGCGGGTGCGCATCCGGACCGAGAACAACTGCATCGCCCGCGACATCGTACAGGTCGGCGACTGGCTGCTGTTCGGCTACAACGTGTTCATGGGCCTGAAGAAGGAAACCGCGGTCGCCGACGTGTTCTCCCTCTATCGCCTGGTCGAGGGCAGCGAGGGTTATGAGGCCGAAGCGGTGGCCCTGGACGACACCTTCCTGAGCCAGAGCGGCTTCGTCAACGACTTCAACGAGCTGTACACCTACTACAAGAACACCCGGCTGCTGCAGCTGGCGATCCGCGACGGCAAGCTGCTCGCCAGCTTCCAGATCGGCGAACGGATCACCGACATCCGCGTGTTCCGCTGGTCGCTGTCCCTCGACGGCAAGGACGTGCGCTACATCGACAACCGCGGCGAGCGCGATATCGCGCTGCCCGCACCCTTCGATTTCGAGTGGCAGAAGACCACCCGCGAGATGACGGTCAACGGCCGCCATCCGCACCTGAACATCCTCGACACGGTGTTCGTCGAGACGGTCGGCGGCGACCTGACCATCAAGGTCGAGAACAATACCGAAAGCGGCCAGGGCATTTACCGCGAAGAGGTGATGGACAAGACCCAGTCGCTGGACGATGCGCAGATCGAATACGCCGCCCTGGGCAGCCTGATCCTGCTCAAGGTGCTGCCGTACCGCGAGGAGCAGTGTCGCTACCTGGTGTTCAACCGCCTGACCCGCAAGGTCGAGCGCATCGACGCCATCGGCCTGGCCTGCGTGCAGCTACCCGAAGACCACGGCATCATCTTTCCCGGCGGCTACTACCTGCAGAACGGCGAGCACAAGACCTTCGAGCAGTCGATGGCCGGCATGCGCTTCAAGCGCTCGGTGCGCTCGCCCAACGGCGAGGACGTGCAGTACATCTTCTACCACCCGGGCGAAGGCCGGGCGGTGCTGCTGACCTACAACATGGTCACCCGCCAGCTGCAGAACCCGATCTTCGGCCACGGCTACGCGCGCCTGGAAGACGGGCGCATGGTGATCTTCTCCGCCGAAGGCGATGAGCCGACGCGCATCCACCCCATGCAGGTCTGGCAGACGCCGTTCGAGAGCGAGGAATACGCCGCCCGCCAGCCGGCGCGCAGCGGCTTCTTCGGGCGCATCGGCAATGCCGAGCTGGTGCGCGGGGTCTCCGATCTGTTCAACCTCAGCCGCGAGATCGACAGCCGCGAAGTGTCGGTGGCGCGCTACAGCCTGTTGTGTCAGAACACCCGCCGGCTGTTCGACATCTACCACTGGCTGAGCGACCCGCAGTGCGCCGAACTGGCGCCGCTGCTGCGCGAGATCGCCGCCACCGGCGAGCTGGTGCTCGACGAGTTCGAGAAGGTCGAGAGCATTCGCCAGCAGTCCGCGGCGGCCATGGCCGAGGCCGAAAGCCGCCAGAAGGCCTTGCTGGAAAGCGTGCGCTCGGATACCTGGGACAAGGTCGAGCAATACGTCGAGGCCCTCAATGCGATCACCGCCCAGCGTGGCCAGCTGCTGACCATCCGCGACTACCGCTACATCGACGTGGCGCGCATCGACGCCATGGAAACCGCGCTGCTCGAAGCCCGCGAGCAGACCGCCGCGGCCACCTCGCGCTTTCTGGCCGGCGACGCTGCGCTGCAGCCCTATCACCACGATCTGCAGCTGTTCGACGAGCAGGCGCAGAAGGCCGAGAGCGTCGCGCAACTGGCCGAACCGCTGGCCGGGCTCAACGAGATGGCCGGCAACCTGGACATGCTGTCCGGGCTGATGGCCTCGTTGCAGATCGACGACGCCACCGAACGCACCCGTATCGTCGACGCCATTTCCGAGGTGTATGCCAAGCTCAACCAGGCCAAGGCCCGCGCCGAGCAGCGCCGCAAGGGCCTGGGCTCGGCCGAGACCGTGGCGCAGTTCGGCGCCCAGTTCAAGCTGTTCAGCCAGAGCATCACCAACGCCCTGGCGCTGGCCCAGGACCCGGAGAAGTGTGACGAGCAGTTGTCGCGGCTGCTGGTGCAGCTCGAAGAGCTGGAAAGCCAGTTCGGTGACCACGAACAGTTTCTCGGCGACATCCTGGCCAAGCGCGAGGAGCTGCTGGAAACCTTCGAGGCGCACAAGCAGAGCCTGCTCGACGAGCGTCAACGCAAGGCCCAGGGCCTGCTCGACGCCGCGCGGCGGATTCTCGACAGCCTTGGCCGGCGCACCGCCAAGTTCACCGAGGCCCAGGAACTCAATGCCTTCTTCGCCGCCGACCCACTGATCCTCAAGCTGCGCGAACTGGCCGAGCGCCTGCGCGAGCTCAGGGACAGCGTCAAGGCCGATGACGTCGAGGCGCGCCTCAAAAGCGCCCGCGACCAGGCCGTGCGTGCGCTGCGCGACAAGAGCGAGCTGTTCGAGGCCGGCGGCGACGTCATCAAGCTGGGGCCGCGCCATCGCTTCGCGGTCAATACCCAGGAACTCGACCTGACCCTGCTGCCCCGTGGCGACGGGCTGTTCCTGCACCTGACCGGCACCGACTTTCTCGAGCCGCTGCATGATGCCGAGCTCGACGGCCTGCGCGATTACTGGCAGGTCAGCCTGGAGTCCGAGTCGGCCGCGCTGTACCGCGGCGAGTACCTGGCCGGCCTGGTACTCGACGCGGCGGTGAATAATACCGACGGCCTGAGCCTGGATCAGCTCAAGGTGCATATGAGCCAGCCGGATGAGCTGATCAAGCGTATCCGCGAGTTCGCCGCGCCGCGCTACAAGGAGGGCTACCAGAAGGGCATCCACGACCAGGACGCCATGGCCATCCTGCTGCGTCTGCTGGCGCTGCGCGAAGCGGCCGGCCTGCTCACCTATTCGCCACGGGCCCGCGGCCTGGCGCTGTTCTTCTGGAACCGCTGGCGCGAAGACGTGGAGGCCGCCCACTGGCCGGAGCGTGCCCGTACCTGTGCCAACATCCGCCAGCTGTTCGGTCGCGACGAGGGCATCCGCCAGCTACGCGAGGAAGTGCTCAAGGCGCTGCATGGTTTTATCGTCCGCCACCCGATGCCGTTCGACGCCGCGCTGCAGCGCGAGGCAGCCGAATACCTGGTCGAGGAGCTGACCGCCCCGCGTATCGAATTCGTGGTCAGCAAGTACGCCCGCGACCTGTTCGAGGGTCTGCGCCAGCATCTGCAGGCCGCCCATATGTGGGAGGGCTACCTGCAGGCCCAGGAGCGCCTGCGCGGGCGCCCGGACCAGCGCTGGGCACTGGCCGAAAACTGGTTGCAGGCCTATTGCGCGCAGCAGGGTCAGGAACATCTGCAGGCATACGTCGCCGAGGCCGTGGCCCTGGGCCTGATCGACAGCGACCTGCCGCAGCGCGTCACCGAGGCCGACCTGCAGGTGCGCGTCGAGGGGCTGCTGGGTGATCACCCACGCATCCAGGACGGCACCCTGAGTTTCGCCCTGCACGATTTCTTCCAGCGCCTGCGTCACCATCGCGAAACCTTCCTGCCCGAGTTGCAGCGTTACCAGAGCCTGCGCCAGGAGGTGGTCAACCGCGAGCGCACGGCGCTGCGCCTGAGTGAGTTCAAGCCGCGGCCGCTGTCGTCGTTCGTGCGTAACAAGCTGATCAACGACGTGTACCTGGGCTTCATCGGCGACAACCTGGCCAAGCAGATGGGCACCGCTGGCGAGAACAAACGCACCGACCTGATGGGCCTGCTGATGCTCATCTCGCCGCCCGGCTACGGCAAGACCACGCTGATGGAGTACGTGGCCCATCGCCTGGGGCTGATCTTCATGAAGATCAACGGCCCGGCCCTCGGCCACGAGGTGCGCTCCATCGACCCGGCCCAGGCGCCGGACGCCACCTCGCGCCAGGAGCTGGAAAAGCTCAACCTGGCGCTGGAAATGGGCAACAACGTGATGCTCTATGTCGATGACATCCAGCACACCCACCCTGAATTCCTGCAGAAGTTCATCTCCCTGTGCGACGGCACGCGGCGCATCGAGGGCGTGTGGAAGGGCAAGACCAAGACCTACGACATGCGCGGCAAGAAGTTCTGCGTGGTGATGAGCGGCAACCCGTACACCGAGTCCGGCGACGTGTTCAAGATCCCCGACATGCTCGCCAACCGCGCCGACATCTACAACCTGGGCGACACCCTGGGCGGCATGCAGGAGGCCTTCGCGCTGTCCTACATCGAGAACGGCCTGACCTCCAACCCGGTGCTGGCGCCGCTGGCCACCCGCGACATGGCCGACGTCTACCGCTTCGTCGCCAAGGCCGAGGGCAAGCCGTTCTCCGCCAACGAGCTGTCGCACAGCTACAGCGGCGCCGAGATCAACGAGATCGTCGCCACCCTGCAGCGCCTGATGCAGGTGCGCGACGTGGTCGGCCGGGTCAACCAGCAATACATCATCAGCGCCGCCCAGGCCGACAGCTACCGCACCGAGCCGCCGTTCAAGCTGCAGGGCAGCTACCGCAACATGAACAAGATGGCCGAGAAGATCAGCGCGGTGATGAACGACGCCGAGCTGCTGCAACTGATCGCCGACCACTACCAGGGCGAGTCGCAACTGCTCACCACCGGCGCCGAGGAGAACCTGCTCAAGCTCGCCGAGCTGCGCGGCAACCAGACGCCCGAGCAGGCCGAGCGCTGGGCGCAGATCAAGCGTGACTTCATGCGCAACAAGGCCATGGGCGGCAGCGACTCGGACGTCGGCGCCCGCGTGGTGGCCCAGCTCAACGACCTGGTCGAGGGCGTACGCGGTCTTGCCCGCAGCGAGCCGGCCGCACCAGCGCCTGCCGCCGTGCCCTGGCAGGAACTGCTGGCCGGCCTGGAGCGGTTGCGCGACGTGCCGCCGAAGGTGGAGGTGGCCGTGCAGGCCGCGCCGCAGCCCGGTGTGCAGGCGTTGCTGGAGCGCCTGGCCGATGGCCTGCAGGACGGCGTGCTGCCGCTGATCAATGCCATGGACAAGAAGATCGACATCGACCTGGGCACCCACAAGCGCATGGGCGACATGGCCCAGCAGCTGCGGGAGATCGCCCGGATGATGGGGCAGGGTGGCGAGACGCCGTGA
- a CDS encoding rhomboid family intramembrane serine protease, translating to MVVLQLINSLDGYSLNRFGLIPREVQALPGILLAPWLHGSWLHLFGNLSGFMVLGALALLESRGEFIRASLFIIVASGVLVWLFGRTGIHVGSSGWLFGLWGLLLGRAWFRRSLADLLLAALALVLYGGFFYGLLPQQGVSFEYHLAGALCGGLYASWQRGGPKRRTRKRTRQG from the coding sequence ATGGTCGTGCTGCAGCTGATCAACAGCCTGGACGGTTACAGCCTCAACCGCTTTGGGCTGATCCCGCGCGAGGTGCAGGCACTGCCAGGCATCCTGCTGGCGCCCTGGCTGCACGGCAGCTGGCTGCACCTGTTCGGCAACCTCAGCGGTTTCATGGTGCTCGGCGCCCTGGCGCTGCTGGAGTCGCGGGGCGAGTTCATCCGCGCCAGCCTGTTCATCATCGTCGCCAGTGGCGTGCTGGTCTGGCTGTTCGGCCGCACCGGCATTCATGTCGGCTCCAGCGGCTGGCTGTTCGGCTTGTGGGGTCTGCTGCTGGGCCGCGCCTGGTTTCGCCGCAGCCTTGCCGACCTGTTGCTGGCGGCGTTAGCGCTGGTGCTGTACGGCGGTTTTTTCTACGGCCTGCTGCCCCAGCAGGGCGTGTCGTTCGAATATCACCTGGCCGGCGCGCTGTGCGGCGGCCTGTATGCCTCATGGCAACGCGGCGGCCCCAAGCGCCGCACCCGGAAACGGACTCGACAGGGTTAA
- a CDS encoding phospholipase D-like domain-containing protein codes for MDFNRLDQHLRDSLTDLKLSNEERDELRELGNDLTPDHVRYMRNRAFDLVRELVGNPDNAVPALKWLEQVIKTLEVRCSPLRGQCSAHFSPGESCRQRIRDLCRNARKSVDVCVYTISDDLLSDELIAVHRRGLAVRIISDSEKRFDVGSDIQQLIDAGVPLRIDNSPFHMHHKFALFDGRLLLNGSFNWTRSASTSNEENLLVTDDPHLVAEYRREFEMLWERYRP; via the coding sequence ATGGATTTCAATCGCCTTGATCAGCACCTGCGTGACAGCCTCACCGACCTCAAGCTCAGCAACGAGGAGCGCGACGAGCTACGCGAGCTGGGCAACGACCTGACGCCCGACCACGTGCGCTATATGCGCAACCGCGCCTTCGACCTGGTGCGCGAACTAGTCGGCAACCCGGACAATGCCGTGCCGGCCCTGAAGTGGCTGGAGCAGGTGATCAAGACCCTGGAGGTGCGCTGCTCACCGCTGCGCGGGCAGTGCAGTGCGCATTTCAGCCCGGGTGAAAGCTGCCGCCAGCGCATTCGCGACCTGTGCCGCAACGCCAGGAAATCGGTGGACGTGTGCGTGTACACCATTTCCGACGACCTGCTCAGCGACGAGCTGATCGCGGTGCACCGCCGCGGCCTGGCTGTGCGCATCATCAGCGATAGCGAAAAACGCTTCGACGTGGGCAGCGACATCCAGCAGCTGATCGATGCCGGCGTGCCGCTGCGCATCGACAACAGCCCCTTTCACATGCATCACAAGTTCGCTCTGTTCGATGGCCGCCTGCTGCTCAACGGCAGCTTCAACTGGACGCGCAGTGCCAGCACCAGCAACGAGGAGAACCTGCTGGTGACCGACGATCCCCACCTGGTCGCCGAGTACCGCCGCGAGTTCGAGATGCTTTGGGAGCGCTACCGGCCCTAG
- a CDS encoding DUF2157 domain-containing protein, whose protein sequence is MKLNVDSSDLSRAVQAGVLQPGQDQALLAFLQQIPTERSSFQLSHIAYYFGALLIMAAMGWLLTEAWMNIGDLALLVISTAYLLLFLLCGRSLWRRGLPIPGGLLGAVAVSLTPLVVFAAQRLLGLWPLDDAQSDYVDYYRYVQGGWLVMEVATVLAGLLVLRLLPFPFIVMPIAVALWFMSMDLSELLHGEYFNWEQRREVSLWFGLVILLVSLLVDGRSKQDFAFWGYLAGLTAFWGGLSLMDSGSQLGKALYCLINLGLIGLSILLRRPLFMVFGALGVAGYLGYLAHNVFEDSLLFPVVVSLIGLGVMGLGLLYQKRREAMSEALRRQLPAGLLALLPALRR, encoded by the coding sequence ATGAAGCTGAATGTTGATTCCAGTGACCTCAGCCGCGCCGTTCAGGCCGGCGTCCTGCAGCCCGGCCAGGACCAGGCGCTGCTAGCCTTTCTGCAGCAGATCCCCACTGAGCGCTCCAGCTTCCAGCTCTCCCATATCGCTTATTACTTCGGCGCCCTGCTGATCATGGCCGCCATGGGTTGGCTGCTTACCGAAGCCTGGATGAATATCGGCGACCTGGCGTTGCTGGTGATCAGCACGGCTTATCTGCTGCTGTTCCTGCTCTGCGGGCGCAGCCTGTGGCGCCGCGGCCTGCCGATTCCCGGCGGCCTGCTCGGCGCCGTGGCGGTGAGCCTGACGCCGCTGGTGGTGTTCGCCGCACAAAGGCTGCTGGGCCTGTGGCCCCTGGATGACGCGCAGTCGGACTACGTCGACTACTACCGCTACGTGCAGGGCGGCTGGCTGGTCATGGAGGTGGCCACGGTGCTGGCCGGCTTACTGGTGCTGCGCCTGCTGCCCTTCCCGTTCATCGTCATGCCGATCGCCGTGGCGCTGTGGTTCATGTCCATGGACTTGAGCGAGCTGCTGCACGGTGAGTACTTCAATTGGGAGCAGCGCCGCGAGGTATCGCTGTGGTTCGGCCTGGTGATCCTGCTCGTCAGCCTGCTGGTGGACGGGCGCAGCAAACAGGATTTCGCCTTCTGGGGCTACCTGGCCGGGCTGACGGCATTCTGGGGTGGCCTGAGCCTGATGGACAGCGGCAGCCAACTGGGCAAGGCGCTCTACTGCCTGATCAACCTGGGCCTGATCGGCCTGTCGATCCTGCTGCGCCGTCCACTGTTCATGGTCTTCGGCGCCCTGGGCGTGGCCGGCTATCTCGGCTACCTGGCCCACAACGTGTTCGAGGACTCGCTGCTGTTCCCCGTCGTAGTCAGCCTGATCGGCCTGGGCGTGATGGGCCTCGGCCTGCTCTACCAGAAACGCCGGGAGGCGATGAGCGAGGCGTTGCGCCGGCAGCTACCAGCGGGTCTCCTGGCACTTCTGCCGGCGCTGCGCCGCTAG